A stretch of Lepisosteus oculatus isolate fLepOcu1 chromosome 11, fLepOcu1.hap2, whole genome shotgun sequence DNA encodes these proteins:
- the id3 gene encoding DNA-binding protein inhibitor ID-3, which translates to MMKAISPVRSVRSCYEAVCCVSEQSLAISRSKNPVDEPMTVLYDMNDCYSKLKELVPSIPQNKSVSQVEILQHVIDYIFDLQIALESESPDKTPEVVLSLKASDFACDLSEDSRGLSD; encoded by the exons ATGATGAAGGCCATCAGCCCAGTCCGGTCGGTCAGGAGCTGTTACGAAGCTGTGTGCTGCGTGTCGGAGCAGAGTCTCGCCATCTCCCGAAGTAAAAACCCCGTGGATGAGCCCATGACCGTGCTGTACGACATGAATGACTGCTACTCTAAACTGAAGGAGCTCGTTCCGAGCATCCCGCAGAACAAGTCCGTCAGTCAGGTGGAAATACTGCAGCACGTCATCGACTACATCTTCGACCTGCAGATCGCTTTGGAAAGCGAATCTCCCGACAAGACACCGGAGGTTGTGCTGTCCCTAAAG GCATCGGACTTCGCTTGCGATTTATCGGAAGATAGCAGGGGGTTGAGCGACTAA